AAGTAACAATATTGAGGAGCTTAAAGCAGCTACCGAAGATTTCAAGGAAATCTTGAGTCAAAACCCGTTGCTCAAGGATATTGAGGATAACGATCCCGCAGGAATTAAGGAAATAAAGTTAGAATTAAATGACAATGCATATGCATTGGGACTTAATTCCAGAGCTGTGATGAGCCAGGTGCGTTCGGCATTTTTGGTCAAGAGCACAACGTTTCCAGCGCGGCCAGGATGAGATACGGGTTTGGGTACGTTATGAACGGGACAACCGTAACAGTATCAAGGATATGGATGAACTGCGCATTCAGACACCAGCTGGTGATCGAGTGCCGTTGCGGGACATCGCAGACTATACCATTGAGCGTGGTGATGTGGTCATCAACCACTTGGAAGGTCGTAGGGAAATACTGGTGAGCGCAGACCTCAAGGATCCTAATCAAAGCGCGACGGACGTGCTCACTGATATTCAGGATAATATCATTCCAGAGTTACAGAAAAAGTATCCAACGATCTCACCTAACTACCTGAGTGGACAGGCTCGAGAAGCGGAAAAGATTTCTAGTAGTGCCAGCTTTATTTTCCCGCTAGTTTTACTCATCATTTACTTTGTGATTGCTTTCACCTTCCGTAGTGGGACGCAACCTATTATGTTGATTTTATTGATCCCTTTCAGTTTTGTGGCGGTCGCTTGGGGACACTGGATTCATGGCTTCCCGGTGAATATCCTGAGCATGCTGGGAATCATAGCCTTGATCGGTATTATGGTAAATGATGGACTTGTTCTTATTGGTAAGTTCAATTCGTTGATTGAAGAAGGACTGGACTTTGACGATGCTCTTTTTGAGGCTGGTAAGAGTCGTTTCCGCGCTATATTTTTGACCTCGTTGACCACTGTTGCTGGACTCGCACCGCTATTGCTTGAAAAGAGTCGTCAGGCACAATTCCTCAAACCCATGGCAATTTCCATCTCTTACGGTATAGGGATCGCTACGGTTTTGACCTTGTTGCTGCTGCCGTTGTTCCTCAGTTTTGGGAACAATAGTAAAGTATGGATCCATTGGTTGCGTACTGGAGAAAAAGTAAGTAAGCGATCTGTTACGAGCATCGCCAAAGAAGAGGAAGCACTAGATGAATTTGACGATACGAAAGATGAATAAGAAGCTTCAAATAGTTGGGTTGATGGTGGTTTTGTTCGCTTTCGCGAAAGCGAATTCCCAACAAGCACCAGAACCTTTATTATCCAGGCAACAAGCCGTTGAGCTCATGTTGCAAAACAATTTTGATATCCAGATCTCTGAAAACCAACTTGAGGTTGCAGATAATAATAAGGATATACTCAATAGTGGTTATCTGCCTACTGTTTCCGGTACCGCTGGTGCGAACTATAGTAATACGGACAATCGAACGGAATTTGGTTCAACAAGGGATGACAACGGTGTGCTCGTTCCGCCTAGAGCTCCGGTAATTCTAAATGATCAAATTTCACGGCGTTATAATGCTAGTATAGGTGCAGATTATTTGCTGTTTGATGGTTTGGGTAGGTTTTATAACTACAAGATCTTACAGGAACAATATAATCTTACTGATCTGCAGGTAAGACAAGTTATTGAAAGCACCACCGTGCAGCTCATGACGGTGTATTATGAAGTTGCCCGACTTACTGAAAATCTTAGCATATTTCGAGAGACACTCAACAATACTCGCGAAAGAGAGACGCGTGCCAAATATCAATTTGAATACGGTCAGGTCAATAAACTTGAGGTGCTCAATGCACAAGTTGATATCACGACAGACAGCATCAATATCCTGAATGCCAAACAGAACCTGGAAAATGCCAAAAGGGATCTGAATCTCGTCATGAATCGAGAGATTGATGCCGCTGCATTTACGGTTGACACGCTGGTAACTCTTAAGCCAGAATTAGAGGTGATTAGTTATTTGGAAGAAGTGGACGATAACGTACGGCTCATGCTCGCGCGTAGCAATGTCCAGATAAGCGAATGGGATGTGAATACCGCCAAAGCATTGCTCCTACCTCGAATAGGTCTGAGCGGTAGCTACGGTTGGAATAGGTCAGAAGATCCAGAAAGTGCGTTTTTCCCATCCAGGACGAGTACCAGTGATGCCATCAATTTAGGCGCCACGCTTACTTGGGACATTTTTGATGGCGGTCGTTCCATCACAGGCATTAGAAATGCAAAAATCACTGCTGAAAATGAACGTCTGCGTTTACAGCAAACTGAAAAGCAAGTGATGCGCGACATCGCAAATGCTCGAGGGAATTATCAAAATGCCATTGCTATTTACAATTTGCAAACCCAGAACGTAGAGACCAATCAAAACAATTTTGACAGATCTCAAGAACGTTATCGTTTGGGGCAAATTACAAGCATAGAACTACGTCAAGCCCAAATTAATTTGGTCAACGCCCGAACCACTCGCAATCAAGCAAAGTATGTTGCTAAGCTTGCAGAAATACAGCTCCTGCAATTGGCTGGCGAACTTTTATCACAGCCTTTATGATAGAATACTTCTTTTCATGTCCACACTGCTGGCAGGAAATAAGTATGCTGCTGGATCCTGCCTACTCACAAACCTATGTCGAGGATTGTGAGGTGTGCTGCAACCCCATAGAAATCACAGTGCAATTTGAAGATGGAGAACTGCTCCATTTTGAAGCTAAAGAAATAGGCCAATAAAAAAGCCGCTCGAGGAGCGGCTTTTGATAGAGTCTTTTATTTCTTAATCATCTAGATGGTCTGCAATATCTTCAAGTCTTTTGATTTGGTTAATGGTGGCGTTTATCTCATCCTTTTGGGCTTCAAGAACACTTACAATAGTTTGTGGCAGCTCGTTTTTATGTTCTAGAATTTGAGAATACTCTGCTACGGCAGCATTTTCACCCCTTAAACATTCTTCAAGAATGGTTTCATCCTTATTACTGCTTAATGCGGCCTTGATATTCATCCAGCTACGGTGTACATCACCTTGAAAGGAACCGTCAAATTCTGGATGCTCGTTCATTCCTTTCATTTCGCCAGCGATGCTCGCGGCATATTGAGTGCGTCTGGCACCTTGTTGGGCAAACCAACGTTTGAGTTGTACATTTTCAGTAACCTCGGCGGCGTTGGCATAACCTCGTTGCGCATCATATGTTTTCTCTAGAATGCTTTGCAGGTATTTTTCAGTATTTACTTGGGTATCCATGGTTTTTATTTTGAAGTTATTCATTCTTCAATTGCTAATATCCTAAGCTATTGTCATTTGAGAATAGTTTAACTATGCCGATCCATCAAACACAAAATTAGCTTGCAGGAATAACGGAATGGTTGTATATTTGCCATCCCAATCGAAAGAAAGGGACGTTTTTCAGGTAAGCTTATTACTTACAGGCTTCTCGCCAAGTTGAAAAATAACATTTACATCGCGGGATAGAGCAGTAGGTAGCTCGTCGGGCTCATAACCCGAAGGTCACTGGTTCGAGTCCAGTTCCCGCTACTACAAACCCTTCAGGAAACTGAAGGGTTTTTTATTGTGCTATTTTTCTAGAATTTAGCACAGCATCAAACTTTATTAGACTTTCCTTGGATTCCTTCATCTTGTTAAATTGTAGGAAAAAACCTAATGAATCTATTGATTATTAGCTAGTTGCAAGTAAAACTGAGTACGCTTTCGCGAAAGCGTGATTCTTTAAAATCTGGTGTTTAACGGTTGAATATTTTGGATGTTTTGATCTTTTTCAGTCGAATGCAACACCTATCATTGATATTCTTTAACTTAAGTTATATTTTTTTAGGTATTCTATACTTTTATCGTTTAATTCCCAAGCAAAGCGAAAGTATTTGTGAGCGTCAGTAATTAGAGTAATTTTGTTGGTCTTAGAGGCGATATGCCTTGAAGCAATGTTACTAAAGTTAGGGGATTAGTATCAGCTGCACATATTTTGTTTTTGCAATTGGGTGAGTTCCCTTATTTAGTGCTATTGAATCATTTAATCAAATAGTCAATGAGCAACTCTACTTTTGTAAAAAAATCTTCACTACATTTTTTACTATTATTTATTATTGGATTGTCTTCGCTTACTGCGATAGGTCAATCACGTTCCTGTTTAAGGGAGAACTGTTTTGATGTCGTTTCCTTTTCATCTACACCTACAATTGATAATGGTGGGGCTCCACTTGCAGTCGGTACTCGTTATCGATTTGCCAATGCTGCGGGATCAATCAACCAAAATCCTGCAATAGATGTTTTAGTGGAGATACTTGAACTGAATAATACTTCACTTTTGGATATCGATGTATCTTCAGATGGATTGCCTAGAGCATTTCAGCCAAGAATTTCAGCGACAAGTTCTGGAGAAATTAGCGCTTTGTTTAGAATTAGGCTTGTTGAGTCTGGTACCAATAGGGCTGCGAATGATGTCTGCTTTTTTGCAACACCGTTCGATATTGATGGAAGTCCCGGAATTCAGGAGTTTGCTGAATTATCTCTAACCGATGCCTTTACAAGATCTGCAGTTACTCAAATAGATATTACACGTAATGCTAATATTATTCGCGGACGAAACGTAGATAATCAATCAGCTCCTATTGAGCCTATTGATGAAGACCCTCGTTATACTTTTAGTAATTATTATGAGAATAGGAACTCATTTACATACCGAATTGGAAAGGTAGGTTCAGGTACGCAATCAAATAGATTTTTTGCATTAGTATTAGAGCGAGCTCAATTTCAACAGCCAGTTACGGTTTTTGTGACCCAGCCTTTGATATGTGGTGCTGTTCGTAGGGATGACGGTACGCCTATTTCAGGAGTTACCGTGAGGTTGGAGCGACCCGACGGGACTTTAATTGCCACCACCACCACAGGTGCGAATGGAAGTTATCAGTTTCAAGTAACTCGTAATGCTTCTTTAGGTTTTGAAGATTTTGTAGTAAGAGAGGTAGATCCTGCTACTGATGTTCCAACTGGCTTTGCATTGGCTTCAGTATCTGACGTGGATGGTGCGAACGATAATAGAATTAATGTGAGGCTTTTTGAAGCTTCTATTGTTAACCGTGATTTCGTTGATGGTCCTGACTTTGACCGTGATGGTGTTGCAGATTCTGTGGATCTAGATGATGATAATGATGGGATAACTGATGTTGACGAAGGTGGTAACACTGCTAATAATGATAATGACGCCTTCCCAAATAGAATAGATAGAGATGCAGACAACGATGGATGTACTGACGTTATTGAAGGTGGCTTTCAAGATCCTGACGGTGATGGTCAAGTAGGTGGACAGCCAGTTACGGTTAACGCTAATGGTTTGGTGACAAGTGGCGGCGGTCAAACAGTGAATGCAGCTGGAACTAATTATAACGTACGACCAGCAGACGGAAATAACAATGGGACTTCAGATGCGAGAGAAGCTGGTACCCCAATTGCAATTACTTCGCAGCCTCAAAACGATACGGCTATTATAGCAGGTAATAATACCAACCAATTTAGTGTTGCGGTAACCGGAAGTAACCCTGTTTATAGATGGCAGGTAAGTACAGGAGGAGCGTTTACTAATATTTCTAATAATGCTAATTACAGTGGTGTAAATACGAATACGCTTACAGTAACAAATGCACCTGCTTCATTTAATGGAAATCTTTACAGAGTTGTAGTAACTAGCTCGTCATATAAATGTTCAAATGTTAATAGTAATTCAGCTTTACTTATCGTAGGGTCTTCTCTCGCGATTACAAAAGCAGATAGGCCTGGTACTTATAATTCAGTAGATCAAACGATCACTTACGATGTAGTTGTTACTAACACAGGTAACTCCACCTTATCCAATATTTCTCTTACAGATAACAATGGTACTCTTAGTCAGACTCAGATAGCGTCTCTTGCTGCTGGAGCATCTGTAAATTTAACTAGTACACACTCTATTACTCAGCCAGAACTTGACGCGGGAAGAGTTTTGAATCAAATTTCAGGAACTTCAACAAATCCAACTGGTGATACAATCACCGATTTGTCTGATGACCCTGGAAACAACACAAACGTTGATACCAATGGTAATGGTAATCCCGATGACATTACGATCACTCCTTTGACAACAAACGGTGCTATTGCGATCATCAAGACGGGAACTTTCACTGATAGTGGCAGCGGAACGGCAGCGAATAACAATGACGGTAGAGCGCAGGTAGGCGAGGTGATCACTTACAGCTTCACTGTAACGAATACGGGTAACCAGACCCTTACCAATGTTAGGGTTACGGATCCATTATTGGTGGCGCCAAACGGTTCGATTACGGGTGGTCCTATTGCGAGCCTTGCGCCAGGAGCAACCAACGCTACGACTTTTACGGGAAGCTATAGAGTTACCCAGGCAGACATTAACTCTGGTCGATTCAGCAATCAGGCTACGGCTACAGGGACGACGCCACAGAACACACAGGTCACGGATCTATCGGATGACAACAGTAACCTACAGAACGATCCAACGATAACTACGGTTCCTTCTGCTCCTTCCATTGCGATCATCAAGACGGGAACTTTCACCGACAGTGGCAGCGGAACGGCAGCGAATAACAATGACGGTAGAGCACAGGTAGGCGAGGTGATCACTTACAGCTTCACTGTAACGAATACGGGTAACCAGACCCTTACCAATGTTAGGGTTACGGATCCATTATTGGTGGCGCCAAACGGTTCGATTACGGGTGGTCCTATTGCGAGCCTTGCGCCAGGAGCAACCAACGCTACGACTTTTACGGGAAGCTATAGAGTTACCCAGGCAGACATTAACTCTGGTCGATTCAGCAATCAGGCTACGGCTACAGGGACGACGCCACAGAACACACAGGTCACGGATCTATCGGATGACAACAGCAATCTACAGAACGATCCAACGGTAACTACGGTTCCTTCTGCTCCTTCCATTGCGATCATCAAGGCGGGAACTTTCACTGATAGTGGCAGCGGAACGGCAGCGAATAACAATGACGGTAGAGCACAGGTAGGCGAGGTGATCACTTACAGCTTCACTGTAACGAATACGGGTAACCAGACCCTTACCAATGTTAGGGTTACGGATCCATTATTGGTGGCGCCAAACGGTTCGATTACGGGTGGTCCTATTGCGAGCCTTGCGCCAGGAGCAACCAACGCTACGACTTTTACGGGAAGCTATAGAGTTACCCAGGCAGACATTAACTCTGGTCGATTCAGCAATCAGGCTACGGCTACAGGGACGACCCCACAGAACACACAAGTCACGGACCTTTCAGATGACAACAGCAACCTACAGAACGATCCAACGATAACTACGGTTCCTTCTGCTCCTTCCATTGCGATCATCAAGACGGGAACTTTCACTGATAGTGGCAGCGGAACGGCAGCGAATAACAATGACGGTAGAGCGCAGGTAGGCGAGGTGATCACCTACAGCTTCACTGTAACTAATACGGGTAACCAGACCCTTACCAATGTAACGGTAACGGACCCACTACTTGATGGTGCCAACGGTACATTGACAGGCGGTCCTATTGCGAGCCTTGCACCAGGAGCGATAGACACGACGACCTTTAGTGGAAGCTACACGATCCAGCAGTCGGACATCGATGCGCAGAGTGTATCGAACCAGGCTACGGCTACGGGAACGACACCTGACGGAGATGATGTCAGCGACCTTTCGGATGACAACAGCAACCTGGAGGATGATCCAACGGATACGAATCTTCCTGAGGACAGCGAGATATCGATCATCAAGACCTCTGTGTTCAACGATGAGAACGGTGACGGCTTTGCTCAGTTGGGCGAGACGATCAGCTACAGCTTTGAGGTAACGAACAGTGGAGCTACGACCCTAACGAATGTGACGGTAACGGATCCACTATTGGTGGCGCCAAGCGGCAGCCTTACCGGCGGCCCGATCGCTACACTTGCACCTGGAGCGGTGGACACGGCGACCTTTAGTGGAAGCTACACGATCCAGCAGTCGGACATCGATGCGCAGAGTGTATCGAACCAGGCTACGGCTACGGGAACGACACCTGACGGAGATGATGTCAGCGACCTTTCGGATGACAACAGCAACCTGGAGGATGATCCAACGGATACGAATCTTCCTGAGGACAGCGAGATATCGATCATCAAGACCTCTGTGTTCAACGATGAGAACGGTGACGGCTTTGCTCAGTTGGGCGAGACGATCAGCTACAGCTTTGAGGTAACGAACAGTGGAGCTACGACCCTAACGAATGTGACGGTAACGGATCCACTATTGGTGGCGCCAAGCGGCAGCCTTACCGGCGGCCCCATCGCTACACTGGCACCAGGAGCAACGGACACGACGACCTTTAGCGGAAGCTACACGATCCAGCAGTCGGACATCGATGCTCAGAGCGTATCGAACCAGGCTACGGCTACGGGAACGACACCTGACGGAGA
This region of Nonlabens agnitus genomic DNA includes:
- a CDS encoding CPXCG motif-containing cysteine-rich protein, whose protein sequence is MIEYFFSCPHCWQEISMLLDPAYSQTYVEDCEVCCNPIEITVQFEDGELLHFEAKEIGQ
- a CDS encoding TolC family protein, with translation MNKKLQIVGLMVVLFAFAKANSQQAPEPLLSRQQAVELMLQNNFDIQISENQLEVADNNKDILNSGYLPTVSGTAGANYSNTDNRTEFGSTRDDNGVLVPPRAPVILNDQISRRYNASIGADYLLFDGLGRFYNYKILQEQYNLTDLQVRQVIESTTVQLMTVYYEVARLTENLSIFRETLNNTRERETRAKYQFEYGQVNKLEVLNAQVDITTDSINILNAKQNLENAKRDLNLVMNREIDAAAFTVDTLVTLKPELEVISYLEEVDDNVRLMLARSNVQISEWDVNTAKALLLPRIGLSGSYGWNRSEDPESAFFPSRTSTSDAINLGATLTWDIFDGGRSITGIRNAKITAENERLRLQQTEKQVMRDIANARGNYQNAIAIYNLQTQNVETNQNNFDRSQERYRLGQITSIELRQAQINLVNARTTRNQAKYVAKLAEIQLLQLAGELLSQPL
- a CDS encoding ferritin-like domain-containing protein produces the protein MNNFKIKTMDTQVNTEKYLQSILEKTYDAQRGYANAAEVTENVQLKRWFAQQGARRTQYAASIAGEMKGMNEHPEFDGSFQGDVHRSWMNIKAALSSNKDETILEECLRGENAAVAEYSQILEHKNELPQTIVSVLEAQKDEINATINQIKRLEDIADHLDD
- a CDS encoding DUF7507 domain-containing protein, with the translated sequence MSNSTFVKKSSLHFLLLFIIGLSSLTAIGQSRSCLRENCFDVVSFSSTPTIDNGGAPLAVGTRYRFANAAGSINQNPAIDVLVEILELNNTSLLDIDVSSDGLPRAFQPRISATSSGEISALFRIRLVESGTNRAANDVCFFATPFDIDGSPGIQEFAELSLTDAFTRSAVTQIDITRNANIIRGRNVDNQSAPIEPIDEDPRYTFSNYYENRNSFTYRIGKVGSGTQSNRFFALVLERAQFQQPVTVFVTQPLICGAVRRDDGTPISGVTVRLERPDGTLIATTTTGANGSYQFQVTRNASLGFEDFVVREVDPATDVPTGFALASVSDVDGANDNRINVRLFEASIVNRDFVDGPDFDRDGVADSVDLDDDNDGITDVDEGGNTANNDNDAFPNRIDRDADNDGCTDVIEGGFQDPDGDGQVGGQPVTVNANGLVTSGGGQTVNAAGTNYNVRPADGNNNGTSDAREAGTPIAITSQPQNDTAIIAGNNTNQFSVAVTGSNPVYRWQVSTGGAFTNISNNANYSGVNTNTLTVTNAPASFNGNLYRVVVTSSSYKCSNVNSNSALLIVGSSLAITKADRPGTYNSVDQTITYDVVVTNTGNSTLSNISLTDNNGTLSQTQIASLAAGASVNLTSTHSITQPELDAGRVLNQISGTSTNPTGDTITDLSDDPGNNTNVDTNGNGNPDDITITPLTTNGAIAIIKTGTFTDSGSGTAANNNDGRAQVGEVITYSFTVTNTGNQTLTNVRVTDPLLVAPNGSITGGPIASLAPGATNATTFTGSYRVTQADINSGRFSNQATATGTTPQNTQVTDLSDDNSNLQNDPTITTVPSAPSIAIIKTGTFTDSGSGTAANNNDGRAQVGEVITYSFTVTNTGNQTLTNVRVTDPLLVAPNGSITGGPIASLAPGATNATTFTGSYRVTQADINSGRFSNQATATGTTPQNTQVTDLSDDNSNLQNDPTVTTVPSAPSIAIIKAGTFTDSGSGTAANNNDGRAQVGEVITYSFTVTNTGNQTLTNVRVTDPLLVAPNGSITGGPIASLAPGATNATTFTGSYRVTQADINSGRFSNQATATGTTPQNTQVTDLSDDNSNLQNDPTITTVPSAPSIAIIKTGTFTDSGSGTAANNNDGRAQVGEVITYSFTVTNTGNQTLTNVTVTDPLLDGANGTLTGGPIASLAPGAIDTTTFSGSYTIQQSDIDAQSVSNQATATGTTPDGDDVSDLSDDNSNLEDDPTDTNLPEDSEISIIKTSVFNDENGDGFAQLGETISYSFEVTNSGATTLTNVTVTDPLLVAPSGSLTGGPIATLAPGAVDTATFSGSYTIQQSDIDAQSVSNQATATGTTPDGDDVSDLSDDNSNLEDDPTDTNLPEDSEISIIKTSVFNDENGDGFAQLGETISYSFEVTNSGATTLTNVTVTDPLLVAPSGSLTGGPIATLAPGATDTTTFSGSYTIQQSDIDAQSVSNQATATGTTPDGDDVSDLSDDNSNLENDPTDTNLPEDSEISIIKTSVFNDENGDGFAQLGETISYSFEVTNSGATTLTNVTVTDPLLVAPSGSLTGGPIATLAPGSVDTATFSGSYTIQQSDIDAQSVSNQATATGTTPDGDDVSDLSDDNSNLENDPTDTNLPEDSEISIIKTSVFNDENGDGFAQLGETISYSFEVTNSGATTLTNVTVTDPLLDGANGTLTGGPIATLAPGATDTTTFSGSYTIQQSDIDAQSVSNQATATGTTPDGDDVSDLSDDNSNLENDPTDTNLPEDSEISIIKTSVFNDENGDGFAQLGETISYSFEVTNSGATTLTNVTVTDPLLVAPSGSLTGGPIASLAPGAVDTATFSGSYTIQQSDIDAQSVSNQATATGTTPDGDDVSDLSDDNSNLENDPTGTDLPEDSEISIIKTSVFNDENGDGFAQLGETISYSFEVTNSGATTLTNVTVTDPLLDGANGTLTGGPIATLAPGAVDTATFSGSYTIQQSDIDAQSVSNQATATGTTPDGDDVSDLSDDNSNLENDPTDTNLPEDSEISIIKTSVFNDENGDGFAQLGETISYSFEVTNSGATTLTNVTVTDPLLDGANGTLTGGPIATLAPGATDTTFSGSYTIQQSDIDAQSVSNQATATGTTPDGDDVSDLSDDNSNLEDDPTDTNLPEDSEISIIKTSVFNDENGDGFAQLGETISYSFEVTNSGATTLTNVTVTDPLLVAPSGSLTGGPIATLAPGAIDTTTFSGSYTIQQSDIDAQSVSNQATATGTTPDGDDVSDLSDDNSNLEDDPTDTNLPEDSEISIIKTSVFNDENGDGFAQLGETISYSFEVTNSGATTLTNVTVTDPLLVAPSGSLTGGPIASLAPGAVDTATFSGSYTIQQSDIDAQSVSNQATATGTTPDGDDVSDLSDDNSNLENDPTDTDLLKNGRISLIKIGVFNDENNDGVAQVGETISYSFVVTNTGNVTLTNVIIADPLLVTPNGSLTGGPIASLVPGESDSNTFVGTYTLSLTDVNASQVSNQATVEAQDPDNSNVTDLSDDNSNFENDPTITSYDAVDAINLIKRGTFNDENGDGSAQVGETVSYSFTIRNAGNRTITNIVLSDPLLQGINGTLTGGPITSLVPGAIDTTTFSGSYTIQQVRY